TTCCACAGGAAATATGAGAAACTCCCATGGAATAACGATGAGAAACTCTTTGAAAAATGGTGCACAGGAAATACCGGATTTCCGATTGTTGACGCAGGCATGCGCGAACTGAACTCAACCGGATATATGCACAACAGGGTCAGAATGATAACTGCATCATTTCTGGTTAAGGACCTGCACATAAACTGGATGCGGGGTGAGAGATATTTCGCATCAAAACTTCTCGACTATGACCCCTGCATCAACAACGGGAACTGGCAGTGGTCAGCATCAACAGGATCTGACTCGCAGCCGTGGTTTCGGATATTCAACCCATGGCTTCAGCAGAAAAAATATGATCCTGACTGCATATACATTAAAAGATGGGTTACGGAACTGTCAGATATACCACCGTCCCGGATCCATAATCCTGACCTCATGAATAAACATGAAATTAAAGGATACCCTCATCCGGTTGCTGACCACAGGGAAGAATCACAGCTCAGCAGAAAAATATTTTCGGAGACCAACAGAAAATAGACTGTCTGAATGACAAAAATACAATATATGCCCGTATTATGATGCAATTCATAGTAATAAGCAAACTTCCCGGACCATTACGGGAAGTTCTGCATTATACCATATTGCTGTAAAAGGCAGATCAATATTATCACCGGAACTAATCAGCTTCATTTGAAATCCGGCACACCACATAATAAAGATATATATATAGTCAGGACATAATCAGACATTAGTGATAATTATGAGCACCGAAAACAGGACTCAGCTTAAGGGAAAGGTACTGAATTTGAAGGACCTTGTGGAATACCAGACCGGAAGTGTTGCAAGCAGGATGGTAATAAAAAACTCCTGCGGGAGCATTACAGTATTTTCATTTGATGAGGACGAGGGTCTTTCAGAGCATACAGCACCTTTTGATGCAGTGGTCACTATTCTTGACGGTGAATGTGAAGTCTGGGTCGCCGGAGAGACAAACATTATGAAAGAGGGAGATACAATCATATTTCCGGCAGATGTCCCTCATGCTCTCTCGGCGATAACAAAATTTAAGATGGCCCTTACAATGATACGTGGTAATGAATCAGAAAAAGAGAGTGATTCAAAAGATCCAAAAGACGATATGAAATTTGAATGAATTGAGGTGAGACATTGAATGATGATAAAGACGGTGTGTACTGCACCATATGCGGCGGAATGGTGCCCGAAGGAGATAATATCAAAAAGATCGAGATTGACGGCATAATTACCGGAATAAACATGCTCAGCCATATTATTCAGGATGTCAGAAAAGAATCACCGGCAACCGATGTAGCAGTTACGGAAGAACTGCTTAAAAGAACTGAAAAATACAATTATATTCCCTCAAAAAAGAGAGAGTCATACGGCAGGGCACTGCTTAACGAGTATAAAAACTTCAGCGACTGACCTGGATATTCACAGTGTATTATTCGTATAATTTAACCTTTACAAAAACCAAAATTTTTTCAGATGCCGGCATACAGGAAAGGAGACGTAGTGCTTGCTACAGTCGGGATGAATGGAAGATGGCCGGACAAAGTTCGCCCCGCAGTAATTATCAGGGATTCCGGCGGAAAAGATGTGGAACTATGCCCGGTAACAAGCAGAATACCAAATAGTGGAAATTTCATCCCGGTTGAACTGTATGACTTTGAATCCGGCGGGCTTGATATGTTCAGCGAGAGCTACATTCTGCTCTCGGAGAAGAGAACCATCAAAAAAAGAGAGATAGTATGCAGAAAAGGCAGACTCTCGAAAGAATTTATATTGGAGATTACAGCAGCATTCAGCTCCTGAAAATTGGAGAAGAGTCATAATTATAATGTCTCTAAAATCAGCTAAAGATATTTAAACACTGCCGGATTAAAGAGATATCTACAGAACATTAACAGTTCAGGATGACATCATGCCGGCGAACATCTTACCAAAAGAAATAGGATTTGCATATGCATTTATTGTAATATTTCTTCTTGCATATCTCTGGAATAAGAAAATAATAACCAGAAAAAAAGCAATTCCGATATTAATCATCTCAACAGCACTTGGATTCCTTATCTTTGCACCCATTGCACCGCATAATTTTCAGAGCCTTATACTGAAGGATACCACAAGGCTTGGCGGCCCGCTGCTTGTCGCAACGATAGGAATGTCTGTGATGCTTGCTGTGACACTTATTTTCGGCAGGATCTTCTGTGGACATATCTGTCCGGTTGGAACAGTACAGGAACTTGCATCCCTGATACCCGCACCTAAATTCGGACGTAAACTGAAGAGAGAGACGATATCATTCCGGGCGATAATCTTCATAGTCATAATCACAGCGGCATACTTTTACTCCTACGCTGTAGTTGACCTGTTCGGGATATATGAGTTCTTCCACCTTACACTGGGGGTTCTCTTCATAGTATTCCTTCTGATAATTATTGCATCAGTATTCTTCTACAGACCGTTCTGCCGCCTCATATGTCCTTACGGAACACTTCTTGCCATACTCTCAGCTTACAGCGTACTTGGAATACAGAGGGGCAGTGAGTGTATAAACTGTGGAAAATGTGAAAAGGTATGTCCGGTTGACGAAGCCAAATTCGGTGATATGAGGGCAGAATGCTATATGTGCGGCAGATGTCTGGAAGTCTGCCCGAAATCCGGAGCAATCTGGTACGGCCGCCCGGAGGAGAAGGAGAAATAGTCACAAAAGCTGCATAAAAAATAAAATAAATGCTATTTTAAAAGAGTTTTATCTGCCAAGCTGCTTATGTGCCCGTGCAAGATGACCTGCACCAAGGGCACCAAGCAGTGACAGTTCACCGGCTAAAACCGCTGAGGCTACAATCTCTGCAAACTTAGAACTGTTTGAACCTGAGGATTCCCCTCCGCCGGCACAGCCAAGCATACTGAGGCATTCACGCTGAGTGTCAAGTCCGGTTCCGCCACCGACAGTTCCAACCTGAAGTGACGGGAGTGTGACAGAGACATAAACGCCCCCCTCTGCCGGATCGACAGTAGTTATCGCGTTTGCACCCTCAACAACATGTGCAGGGTCCTGACCACATGCGAGAAATACTGCTGCAATCACATTTGCCGCATGTGCATTGAAACCTATTGCGCCAGCCTTTGCAGAACCGACAAGATTTTTCCTTGTATTGACCTCCATCAGGGTTGGAGCATCGGTCCTGAAAATCTCCTTTATCATATCATCAGAGAGGAAAATTCCGGCCGATACAGTCTTGCCCCGGCCAAGTATCGCATTTATCGCCGCAGGTTTTTTATCCGAGCACATATTACCCGAAAGTGCGATCAAAACAGCGCCAGTCTCCTTTACGACCTCACCGGCAATTTTTTCGCTTGCAATGGTCACCATATTCATGCCCATTGCATCTCCGGTGGAGAACTCAATTCTGGCATAGACGCTTGTTCCGACAACAAAACAGACAATATCCTTCATTTTGCCGTGATTCGTGGTAGCCTCCGCAATTTCCCTCAGCCTGCCGGTATTATCATCAATCCACCCGACAATTTCATTTGCATGGGGCACAGACTTTGCTGCAAAGACCGGTGCACGCGTCATCCCGTCCCTGAAAATCCTTACTTCGGCACCCCCTGCCTTCGTAATAGCCTTGCAGCCCCTGTTAATCGATGCAATAAGGGCGCCTTCGGTTGTTGCAAGCGGAAGATAATATTCACCTTCTGCATACTCACCCTTAACCTTCAGTTTCCCCGCCACACCAAGAGGGATCTGAACTGCACCGATCATATTTTCACAGTTCTTGCTGCATGCACGGCTGACGTCCATTGTATAGCTGCCCGCTTTTTCAAGCGAAACACCCGTCTCTTCGCTTATGAAACTTCTCCTCACATAAAGTGCATCATCAGGAGAAAGAAGCGACTCAAGTGCGTGCAGTTTTGTGGTTCCCTCTTTTAACCCGGAAATATACTGCCTGAAATTTTCATCCATATTGATCAGTTATTGGTAATGAAGATACAATATTATAGTGTTCTTATGCCGGAAAAATGCTGGGGAATAAAGGTAAAAAAAATAATTGGCGAGGAGACAAGGCAGAGGCTTATCGCAGACGGAAATCTCCACCCGGACTTCAAACCAAAAAAAGACAGCGAGCATCTCTATTTTCCGGTAAAGGAGAAAATACCGGATTCAGAGACCTTTGAATTTGAGGCGAGAAGCGTAAAGCAGGAACTCCCGAGGCACGAACTTATAGGCGGAATTGCGGTCATTCATGAGAAAAGTAATAAAGACGCAGAGATGCTTCTTAGATCAAGGCCGGTCATCCATACTGTACTCTATTCAGAATCTGCCGTAACAGGAGAATACAGGACGAAAGACTACCAGGTTCTCGCAGGCGGGAATACAACGGAGACAGACTATACTGAATACGGTCTGAGATTTAAAATTGACCTCTCAAAGGCGTACTTCTCAGCAAGGCTTGCCAATGAAAGGCAGAGAATCCTGAACAGCATGAAAGAAGGTGAGAGATTACTTGATCTCTTCGCAGGCGTCGGACCATTTGCAGTTGCACTCAGCAGGAAAGCGTCAGTTGTAATTGCCAATGATATAAACCCCGATGCAGTCAGGTTGATGGATGAGAACATCCGGCTGAACAGGATAAAAAATATAACACCAATGCTTGGCGATGCCCTCCATATGCCGGGTATATTTCCGGACGGCTCATTTGACAGAATAATAATGAACCTCCCGATGAACTCTGTCCCATTCCTGAAAACGGCATTTCAGCTCTGCAGAAAAGGGGGTGTCATCCACTTCTACTCAATACAGGAGGAGGAAGGCGGGATGATGGAGGAATTAAGAAAATTCACCACCGGAAAAATCACCGAAAGAAAGGTGAGATCATATGCGCCAAAACTTCACCATGCGGTATATGATGTAATCTGCGAGTGAAAATCCGGGCACAAAATACTGAATTTAACGTGAACAGATACGGTTCTATCTTAAAAGAGATCTGATTTTCCGGAAATTACAACGGTTTTAAAAGGAACAGAGCTACCAAAATCGCATTAATCACCGCAGGAAACAGTAATAAACCAGATATAACATAATCATTAAACAGAAGGGATTTCAAATTATGGCATCAATAAGCGATTTAAAACTTGACGAGGCAGTGAACATAGGAAATCTCATCCTGACCCCTGAAAATGTTATTGCCTGTCTAATATCAATATTAATTGGATATATAATTGTAAGAATACTAACCTGCAGGATGGAGGAGATCATTGGCAAAAACACAAAAATGCCAAAGATAATGACAATTCACCTCATAAAAGCAGTGAAATTATTCCTATATCTGATTGTAATTCTCATCGCACTTGGATTTATCGGTGTCCAGTCGGCAACGATTATCCTAAGTGTAATGGCATTTATAAGTATAATTTTAGGTTTTGGTCTTCAGGACACTGTCAACAATATCGCTTCCGGTGTCTGGATTGCATCATCAAAGGCATATGATATTGATGACGAAGTTGTACTCGCCGGTGAATCCGGAGTTGTCAAGGATATGAACATTATGGCAACCGAGATTAAAAGGCTTGACAATACAAGGGTATTTATCCCAAACGGAAAGATCTGGAACGGCAGCATCGTAAATGTTACAAGAATGCCTACAAGGTTAATAGCAGCCGAATACGGGGTTGCATATGATACAGATATAAAAGATGCGATGGATGCAGCGCTTACAGTCTGCGAGAGGCATCCAAAACTTCACAGGGATCCAAAACCAATTGTAAGATTCAGGGAGATGGCAGATTCAGCAGTAATCCTGCAGTTAAGAGTCTGGGTCGATACTGACGACTACTATCAGGTGAAATCAGATGTATTGAATATGCTTTATGATGAACTCAATGCAAGGGACATCTCAATACCATTCCCGCAGAGGGATGTACACTTATACGGGCATAATGAAACTGCCTGAAAAATTATTTTTTATTATTCATCCCAAAATTAATCAGGTATAAGTGATTATCTGAATTAAATATGCTCATAACTGCCTGGCTGACAATTATTCTTGCATTTACCTTCACATTCACAAACGGATTTCAGGATGCAAGCTCGATAGCCGCCACATTTATAGCATCACGGTCAGGAACGCCAAGAAAGGGAATATTGTTTGTAGCCCTGATGTCATTTTCAGGTGCACTGCTTGGTGGCAGTGCGGTTGCATTCACCCTTTCAGGACTGCTCACCATAGATTCCGGTGCAGAAACCCTCAATGTCCTTTTTATTACATTAATCAGTGCAATATTCTGGAATTTCCTCACATGGAAGTATGCCCTTCCTTCATCCTCAACCCACGCACTGATAGGAGGGCTTCTCGGTGCAGGCATTGCTGCGGCAGGCACAGGCAGCGTATTCTGGGGTTTAAATGAACTCCTGACTCCGCCACATGAGATTACAGGTATGGTAAAAGTCATATTATTCTTTGTAATATCAATACTCATCGGACTGACTGCAAGCTATATCATGCGCAAAACAACTTCCCTAATTCTCCAGAATGCCAAACGAAGCGTCAATAAAAGTATCATAAAAGCAAACTGGCTTGCAGTGGGCCTGATGGCATTCTCAAACGGGTCAAATGACAGCCAGAAACAGCTTGGAATAATTGCACTTGTCCTCCTCTCAGCCGGAATTACAACTGAAATTGAGATGCCGCTGTGGGCAAGAGGATTGTGTGCAGTGCTTCTTGCACTCGGTACAGTTGGAGGAGGCTGGAGAATAATGAACACTCTTGGCCACAGGATATTTAAGGTAAAACCGATCCATTCCTTTGATTCACAGGTATCATCCGGACTTTCAATAGCCCTGTCAACGATTGCCGGAGCACCGATATCGTCAACGCACATCATCACATCATCAGTGATTGGTGTCGGTGCCGCAGAGAACAGAAAAAAAGTGAACTGGGGTGTTGGGAAGGATATTATTATTGCTATGGCAGTCACAATTCCGATAACAATGATAATATCAGGAATTCTTTATTACGCAATATTCACTCCCGGAGGTCTGATACTATAATGACCGGAAAAAGCAGGGAAGAGAGGTACAAAAAAAATAAAGGCCTGTTTGGATCATTATTCCCAAAGGAGCATGATTTCAGATTCATGCTTGCAGATCAGGCAGACAAGACTCTTGAAGGGGTACAGATTTTTGTAAACTGGCTTAACGAAAAGCCCTTAAGAGATCCAATTGAGCTTGAAATTATAGCGGGAGATGTTGACAAAATGCGCTACAATATGGAAGAAATATTAATTGAGGCTTTTTCAACACCTTTTGACAGGCAGGACATCTACAGCCTTTCAAGGAATATGGACTATATCCTCAACTACTCAAAAGAGACTGCAAGGGAAATATATGCCTATAAGGTGGACCCTGACCCTACAATACTCGATATGTCAAACGCACTCCTTTTTGGTACAAAATGTATATATGAAGGGGTAAATTCGATCAATAATGATGGAGACAAGATCAGAGAGATGATCCGGAGATCAAGAAGTGCCATACACGAACTTGAAGACATATATGTCACAGGAACAGCAGAACTTTTTAAATCAGACGATCCTATGAACGCACTCAGGAAACGTGAAGTTTACCATCACCTCAGAGATGCAGGGCGTGCACTGAGAAGCACTGTCGACACTTTACATACCGTTGTTGTGGGTCTGAATTGAAAATATACAGCAGATAAAAGTGGATATCGGAATATCCCTACAAATCCAACTTATTAAAAAGTAATAATCAGGCAATTATCCGGATTATAACAATCCCGGATTCAGTATCACCACAGCGGCATTTATTGCAGTTGCAATTGTCACCCACACAATATACGGAATGAGAAGATACGAGACTTTCCGGTTAAAATTCCATGAATAAACAATCAGGTACAGTATTGCAGACCAGAGGATAATAATACATATCAGCCCGGATACGGGACTTTTAAGTCCAAAGAAGAGAATACTCCAGAGTGCATTCAGAACAAGCTGAATACCAAAGACGCCGGTAAGAATGCGTACCCTTCTGTCAGCCAGATTTCCGCTTAAGAGGAGATATAACGAGATTCCCATAAGCAGGTATAAAATATTCCAGACAACCGGAAATACAATTCCGGGCGGAGTGAACCATGGTTTTACAAGAACAGTCTGATACCAGGATCCGGTCCCGGTCTCAGTGAATAATGAACCGATAAAGCCTGCAAGATAAGAGAGAATGACAGAACCTGCAAGGAGCGGAATATTTACGGATGAAATACTAAAATTACCCTTAGCCATAACATCAGAGTATAATCTACACCAATATATAGACTTAACCCCGGCAGAGAGTTAATTATTACCAGGAAAAATAGAAATTAAATAAATATTGAGGTTTTCCGGAGAACTTATCCGGAAAATCAGGGATTTATTCTTTCGGAGTTGGAGTTAATCCTTACTTTTTTTATTGTTATTCAGAAATCTTTACAGTTATTTATCAGGCACAAACTTTGTACCATAAACAATTGTTCCGCTCTCGCCGTCTGCAACAATCTTTCTGAAGGTCTGCTTGACAGGCATGCCGATGTAGATCTCGTCAAGTCCACATACAACAGGTGCAGTCATCCTTGTGCCTTCATCAAGCTCAATGATTGCAACGGGGAAAGGTGCCTCAAGATCATAGGGTGAACTTGCGGTCCTCACAATAGAGAATGTGACAACTTTTCCTGTGCCTTTGAATTTATAATCTACAATTTTGCCGTTTCTTCTGCATGACGGGCAGAGTGTCCTTGGCGGGAAGAAATAAGACCCGCAGGTCTCGCATTTTGTTCCGAGCAGATTATATCTGTGTGGCTGTTTACGCCAGAATCGCGGTACTGACATACTTCAGGCCCTCCTTAAAATATTACATACAACAGTAGCACCGGTTCCGCCGACATTGTGCGACATTCCAATCTCAGCATTGGCAACCTGTCTTCCGCTTGCCTCGCCTCTCAGCTGCTCAACAATCTCACATATCTGTTTCACACCGGTAGCACCGACAGGATGACCGCAGGCCTTAAGACCGCCGCTTGGGTTTATCGGGAGATCTCCGTCAAGTGCAGTGTAACCTTCTTCAGTAAGTTTTCCGGCCTCACCCTTCTTACAGAATCCAAGGTCCTCTATTGCACAGAGTTCAGCAATTGTGAAGCAGTCGTGAACCTCAACAAAGTCTATATCCTTCCTCTCAAGCTTTGCCATATCAAAGGCACGGTTTCCGGCAGCGACAGTTGCATCAAGTGTGCTGATATCACGCCTGTCATGCAGTGAAAGTGTATCTGTCGCCTGTGTGGATGCAAGAACCTGAATAGGGGTGTCAGTAAATTCCTTTGCTCTCTCAAGAGGACATACGATTACTGCTGCTGCACCATCAGTTACAGGTGAACAGTCAAGGAGCCTAAGCGGATCTGCAACAAGTGTTGATCTCATCACAGCTTCAATTGAGATCTCCTTTCTGAACTGTGCGATAGGGTTTCTTGCACCATTGTAATGGTTCTTGACTGCAACCTGTGCAAGCTGCTCGCGTGTAAGGCCATAGCGGTGCATATAATCCTGTGCAATCATAGCATAAAGTGCAGGGAAAGTCACCCCATAGATGCCTTCCCACTCACGGTCAGCAGCACCTGCAAGTGTGTCAGTCGTCTCGCCGCCGCCGACATCAGTCATCTTTTCAACACCTGCTGCAATGACAATATCCTGCATACCTGATGCAACTGTGGTTACTGCCTGCCTGAAAGCAAGTCCTCCGGATGCACATGCGGCTTCAGTCCTCGTTGAAGGGATGTGATTTGTCGATGCAAGGCCGGAGTAGTCGGATATAAGTGCACCGATATGCTCCTGAAGAACAAAACGGCCCCCACTCATATTTCCGACAAACATCTCATCTATCTGATCGCCGTCAAGGTTCGCATCCTCAAGTGCCTTTGCCCCCGCCTCAACGCAGAGTGACCTGAATGATGTATCCCACTTTTCACCGAATTCGGTGAGGCCAATTCCAATAACTGCTACATCTCTCATTTTTGCATCACAATTTTTCCTTTATGTTTGGCATACTGTGCATAGTCCAGATAGACCTTGTCATTTAGCATATCTGCAACAGACGGTGAGGCCTTTCGGTCTATTTCTGTCTCAATTGCATCGGTTACTGTTATGTCAAAAGCATCACTGCCGGCACCGGAACCGTATGAAGTAACAAATATTTTGTCACCCGGTTTTGCAACATCAAGTGTCGCTGATAGTCCGACAGGGACAGCACCGGAGTAGGTATTTCCAAGCGTAGGAACTGCAAGACCCGGTTTGATCTGTTCAGAGGTGAAACCAAGCATAGCTGCTACGCTTCTTGGGAATTTGGCATTGGGCTGGTGAAAGACTGCATAATCATAATCTGAAGGTTTTGTGCCCATATGTTCAAGCATCATCTTTGCAGCGCCCTGAATGTGCTTAAAGTATGCAGGTTCACCTGAGAACCTTCCGCCGTGTCTGGGGTATGCCTGTCCCTCTCTTCTCCAGAAGTCCGGAGTATCGGTTGTAAATGAACAGGTGTGATTGATCTCGGCGATTACATCATCATTACCGATGAAAAATGCAGCGCCGCCGGCAGCGGCGGTGTATTCAAGAGCATCTCCGGGTGCTCCCTGGGCGATGTCAGTTCCTATGGCAAGGCCGCACTTTATCATACCGCTTTTTACAAGACCCATACAGGTCTGAATTCCGGCAGTTCCTGCCTTGCATGCAAATTCATAATCTGCAGCTGTCATAACAGGGGTTGCACCTATTGCTTCACCGACTGTTACTGCCGTTGGTTTGACTGCATAAGGATGAGATTCACTGCCGACATAGACGGCGCCGATATCATCCGGATTAACATCCCTTTTTAAAAGGGCATTTCTTGCAGCACTGACCGATATAGTAATAGTATCCTCATCAAGATCAGGAACGGATTTCTCCATCACACCGAGTCCGGCGGCAATCTCTTTGCCGTTTGCACCCCAGACACGTGCGATCTCCTCCGTTTTTATCCTGAATCTTGGGATATATGCACCGTATGTAATAATTCCTACCATGTTTATTCCCTCAGAATTTCTATGATCCTGTCAACTTCCATTTCAGTGCTCAGCAGGGTGATCTTATCCTTTGCTGCAAGTTCAAAGACAAGCGGATGGATTTTATCAGTAGTGATACCCTGAAGGATCACTGCCCTTGGCTTAAAAGGAGTGACGCGGATCGCTATCATAGGCGATTTGCCTGTTGAAATGTTTGTGAAAATCAACGCTCTCTCAGTGCTCCAGCCGTAAATTTTGTTAAATTCGCCGGAAGATAACTGGGTAATTGCGTTGAGACTGTTGACAATAGTATATCCGTAAATCCTGGACGAAGTATTTCCGGTAAGAAGCTGACACCCGATTGCGTCACTGAGAGTCCGCAGTGAGATCGAGGCATCGTAGTCATGCATATCATAAATTACTTCATCGTCAAAATCACTGTAGAGAATCTTGGCATACTTCTTCATGTACCTGCCGCCATTCTCTTCATCAATTTTTAAAATTGAATCAACAATCTTTCCGACAACAGCAGTACCGGGACTTTTTCGCCGTCCACCTTCATAATCGGAGATGACTGACGGAGAAACCTCAAGTTTATCTGCCAGCACACCCGGAGGGATATTAAAGTTAAGCCTCCATTTTCGGAGTGCATCTCCGGGAGAATCGGACATGGTGATCTCTCCGGCCATCTTTTCGGCAAGTCGGTTCCGCAGTGCGGATTTCATACATAAGTATGAGTTAGTCATGATTAATATAATTAGCGAAAGGCCCTTCGGCATTCCGCGAAATGATGCGAATGCCAATCCATATATGGGATGAACGCCAGATCTGATATTTGATGTCCCAGGCAGATGATCTTGTACCATTAAAAAAAATCGGACTTTTGGGAGGAATAAACAGTTCTGTAGCCATATCATCTCTGAAACTTGCAGAGGAACTTGGAACAAGCAAACAGACTGCCTCAAGAAGACTGATCTCACTTGAAAATGAAGGATTAATTACCAGATCCAGCAGGACAGACGGCCAGTATATAATGATAACAGAGAGCGGGGAGAACCTTCTCAGAAAAGAATATGCCGACTATAAAAGTATTTTTGAGAGAGAAAAAGGCTATTTCAGATTTGAAGGAAAAGTTGTCAGCGGACTTGGCGAAGGAAGATATTACGTCAGTATTCCTGAATACCTGGTTCAGTTTAAGGAAAAACTTGGTTTTGAGCCATATCCCGGCACGCTCAACCTTAAGCTCGACCCCGCAGGTATTGAAGCCAGAAGAAAACTGGATAACCTGAGATGGACAGAGATAACCGGATTTACATCCAATGACAGAACCTTCGGAAGTGCAGGATGTCTGAAATGCAGCATAGGCGGCTACATGTGCGCAATAATCGTGCCAGGAAGGTCACATTATCCCGAAGATACCGTGGAGATAATATCGGAAGTCAGGCTCAGGGATAAAGAAGGGCTAAAAGACGGAGACATAATTACAGTAGAGGTTGAATACAATGATAGATAAAGCAGTAAAAGCACTAAAAGACGGCGATATAGTCCTTATTTTTGATTTTGATGATCGTGAGGGCGAAACAGATTTCGCAGTAAGAGCAGACGCAGTAACACCTGAAATTATCGCAAGGATGAGAAATGACGCAGGTGGTCTCATCTGCACAGCCATCGAAGGCAGAATTGCAGAAAAACTGGGACTTCCCTTTGCAGGTGATGCACTCTCCGGCACAAACCTTGTTGAAAAGATTGGAGATATACCATATGACTCTGCAAACCACTCATCCTTCTCCCTCTTTCTGAACCACCGCGATACATTTACCGGAATTACCGACAATGACAGAACCCTGACTGCAAATAAGCTTGCAGAGCATGTGAAAAAAGCTGCAAACGGCGGGAGTCCGACTTTTGCTGAAGAGTTCAGGACACCGGGCCATATGGCTACACTGAGGGCAAACGAAAGACTTCTTGACCAGAGAAGAGGTCAGACCGAACTGTCAATTGCTCTTGCAAACATTGCAGGAATCACACCGTGCATCACAATATGCGAGATGCTCGATGACAAATCCGGAAGGGCGCTCACAAAAGAGGATGCAAAAAAATATGCAGAAGAGCATAATCTCATATTTATTGAAGGATCAGAGATTGTAGAATACTGGAACAGAACCAAAAACAACTAATAACTATAAAAACTCTATTTTTCCCTCAGATTAACTAAATATAAACAGCAGACAGAGTAATAATCCCGGATCAGACCAACCGGAGAGATAATGCTTAGAATTTCTTAAAATATCCGGAAAAACGGTTTTTCAGTGCAATATGAAGATTGAACGCTGACAGTATAGTATATTGCAGAACTTTCCGGAATGGTCAGGAAAGTATGCTTATTACTATGAAGTGCGGTATAAGGGCATGATCTGGAATAATCTCCTTTACACTCCGATCATCCCAGACATTATGCAGTGCACTATAAATCTTTCCGGTTTAAGAAAATGATAACAGATGTAAAAAAAATCGTCGTAACTGATCCACTTTCCGTCAGAAAGAGAAACTAAAATATATTATAATTAAAAACAGTTAATTAGAGTATTAGTAAGGTTAAGAAAACAAAAATATATTCTCGCAGAAAAATAAGGAACAATAAGAAAATAACCCACAGCCAAAAATACCAGTACATATGTCAGAATTTCATGCATGATAATAATAATTCCGGGGAGAATAGCAATAGATTACCACTGGATGAATTAAGACAGGTGCTGACCGGCCACGGAAAAAATTCA
The sequence above is a segment of the Methanoplanus limicola DSM 2279 genome. Coding sequences within it:
- a CDS encoding inorganic phosphate transporter, with product MLITAWLTIILAFTFTFTNGFQDASSIAATFIASRSGTPRKGILFVALMSFSGALLGGSAVAFTLSGLLTIDSGAETLNVLFITLISAIFWNFLTWKYALPSSSTHALIGGLLGAGIAAAGTGSVFWGLNELLTPPHEITGMVKVILFFVISILIGLTASYIMRKTTSLILQNAKRSVNKSIIKANWLAVGLMAFSNGSNDSQKQLGIIALVLLSAGITTEIEMPLWARGLCAVLLALGTVGGGWRIMNTLGHRIFKVKPIHSFDSQVSSGLSIALSTIAGAPISSTHIITSSVIGVGAAENRKKVNWGVGKDIIIAMAVTIPITMIISGILYYAIFTPGGLIL
- a CDS encoding type II toxin-antitoxin system PemK/MazF family toxin; this encodes MPAYRKGDVVLATVGMNGRWPDKVRPAVIIRDSGGKDVELCPVTSRIPNSGNFIPVELYDFESGGLDMFSESYILLSEKRTIKKREIVCRKGRLSKEFILEITAAFSS
- a CDS encoding cupin domain-containing protein, translating into MSTENRTQLKGKVLNLKDLVEYQTGSVASRMVIKNSCGSITVFSFDEDEGLSEHTAPFDAVVTILDGECEVWVAGETNIMKEGDTIIFPADVPHALSAITKFKMALTMIRGNESEKESDSKDPKDDMKFE
- a CDS encoding mechanosensitive ion channel family protein, producing MASISDLKLDEAVNIGNLILTPENVIACLISILIGYIIVRILTCRMEEIIGKNTKMPKIMTIHLIKAVKLFLYLIVILIALGFIGVQSATIILSVMAFISIILGFGLQDTVNNIASGVWIASSKAYDIDDEVVLAGESGVVKDMNIMATEIKRLDNTRVFIPNGKIWNGSIVNVTRMPTRLIAAEYGVAYDTDIKDAMDAALTVCERHPKLHRDPKPIVRFREMADSAVILQLRVWVDTDDYYQVKSDVLNMLYDELNARDISIPFPQRDVHLYGHNETA
- the hmgA gene encoding hydroxymethylglutaryl-CoA reductase (NADPH); this translates as MDENFRQYISGLKEGTTKLHALESLLSPDDALYVRRSFISEETGVSLEKAGSYTMDVSRACSKNCENMIGAVQIPLGVAGKLKVKGEYAEGEYYLPLATTEGALIASINRGCKAITKAGGAEVRIFRDGMTRAPVFAAKSVPHANEIVGWIDDNTGRLREIAEATTNHGKMKDIVCFVVGTSVYARIEFSTGDAMGMNMVTIASEKIAGEVVKETGAVLIALSGNMCSDKKPAAINAILGRGKTVSAGIFLSDDMIKEIFRTDAPTLMEVNTRKNLVGSAKAGAIGFNAHAANVIAAVFLACGQDPAHVVEGANAITTVDPAEGGVYVSVTLPSLQVGTVGGGTGLDTQRECLSMLGCAGGGESSGSNSSKFAEIVASAVLAGELSLLGALGAGHLARAHKQLGR
- a CDS encoding 4Fe-4S binding protein, yielding MPANILPKEIGFAYAFIVIFLLAYLWNKKIITRKKAIPILIISTALGFLIFAPIAPHNFQSLILKDTTRLGGPLLVATIGMSVMLAVTLIFGRIFCGHICPVGTVQELASLIPAPKFGRKLKRETISFRAIIFIVIITAAYFYSYAVVDLFGIYEFFHLTLGVLFIVFLLIIIASVFFYRPFCRLICPYGTLLAILSAYSVLGIQRGSECINCGKCEKVCPVDEAKFGDMRAECYMCGRCLEVCPKSGAIWYGRPEEKEK
- a CDS encoding class I SAM-dependent methyltransferase; the protein is MKIQYYSVLMPEKCWGIKVKKIIGEETRQRLIADGNLHPDFKPKKDSEHLYFPVKEKIPDSETFEFEARSVKQELPRHELIGGIAVIHEKSNKDAEMLLRSRPVIHTVLYSESAVTGEYRTKDYQVLAGGNTTETDYTEYGLRFKIDLSKAYFSARLANERQRILNSMKEGERLLDLFAGVGPFAVALSRKASVVIANDINPDAVRLMDENIRLNRIKNITPMLGDALHMPGIFPDGSFDRIIMNLPMNSVPFLKTAFQLCRKGGVIHFYSIQEEEGGMMEELRKFTTGKITERKVRSYAPKLHHAVYDVICE